The following coding sequences are from one Niveibacterium umoris window:
- a CDS encoding tryptophan 2,3-dioxygenase, whose protein sequence is MDNQRELEASIVTDLRERLSYGGYLCLDGLLAQQKPLSDPPHHDEMLFIVQHQVSELWMKLMIHELSAAIGHVQRDELGPCFKILARVKQVQMQLFEQWAVLETLTPSEYMEFRGVLGNSSGFQSHQYRMLEFLLGNKNAAMVEVFRHDPARQVALQATLDAPSLYDEFLCHLARRGLPVPAECVERDWSQPYRKVDALVDVFRTIYENPREWWDAYEMCEKLVDVEEYFHLWRFRHMKTVERVIGFRHGTGGSSGVGFLKRALELSFFPELFAVRTELRQR, encoded by the coding sequence ATGGATAACCAGCGCGAACTCGAAGCCTCCATCGTCACCGATCTGCGCGAGCGCCTCTCGTATGGCGGCTACCTGTGCCTCGATGGCCTGCTGGCGCAGCAGAAGCCGCTCTCCGACCCGCCGCATCACGACGAGATGTTGTTCATCGTGCAGCACCAGGTGTCGGAACTCTGGATGAAGCTGATGATCCACGAGCTCTCCGCGGCCATTGGCCATGTCCAGCGCGACGAACTGGGGCCGTGCTTCAAGATCCTTGCGCGGGTGAAGCAGGTACAGATGCAGTTGTTCGAGCAGTGGGCGGTGCTCGAAACGCTGACGCCGTCCGAGTACATGGAATTCCGCGGCGTGCTGGGCAACTCGTCCGGCTTCCAGTCGCACCAGTACCGTATGCTCGAATTCCTGCTCGGCAACAAGAATGCCGCGATGGTCGAGGTGTTCCGCCACGATCCGGCGCGGCAGGTGGCGTTGCAGGCCACGCTCGATGCGCCAAGCCTGTACGACGAGTTCCTGTGCCATCTGGCGCGCCGCGGATTGCCGGTGCCTGCCGAGTGCGTCGAACGCGACTGGTCGCAGCCTTACCGAAAGGTCGATGCGCTGGTCGACGTGTTCCGCACCATCTACGAGAACCCGCGGGAATGGTGGGACGCCTACGAAATGTGCGAGAAGCTGGTCGATGTGGAGGAGTACTTCCACCTCTGGCGCTTCCGGCACATGAAGACGGTGGAACGGGTGATCGGTTTCCGGCACGGCACCGGCGGATCGAGCGGGGTCGGTTTCCTGAAGCGCGCGCTGGAATTGAGCTTCTTCCCCGAACTCTTCGCGGTGCGTACCGAGCTGCGCCAGCGCTAA
- a CDS encoding oxidoreductase, with amino-acid sequence MKSFKAFLIDQDADRKVSAGFRTLTEDQLDKGDVLIRVAYSSINYKDALAATGKGRIIRRFPCVGGIDMAGVVERSAAPRFKPGDKVIATSYDIGVAHHGGYSEYALVPGGWVLPLPEGLDMREAMALGTAGFTAALGVQRMEDNGLKPENGAIIVNGATGGVGSLAIDMLAGRGYEVVALTGKADQVDWLKSIGAARVMLRSELNLADIKPMDKGLWAGAIDNLGGDVLAWIISTMKPWGTIASIGLAASTDLKTTVMPFILRGASLLGIDSGYAPAAIRERVWARLASDLRPRHLDMLTREVAFDALPQEFDRYIAGQAHGRVVVRIAS; translated from the coding sequence ATGAAGTCTTTCAAGGCTTTTCTGATCGATCAGGATGCGGACCGAAAGGTTTCGGCCGGCTTCCGGACGCTCACGGAAGACCAGCTCGACAAGGGCGACGTGCTGATTCGCGTGGCCTATTCGAGCATCAACTACAAGGATGCGCTGGCCGCCACCGGCAAGGGCCGCATCATCCGGCGCTTTCCCTGCGTGGGCGGCATCGACATGGCGGGCGTGGTCGAACGCAGTGCCGCGCCGCGTTTCAAGCCTGGTGACAAAGTCATCGCAACCAGTTACGACATCGGCGTCGCGCATCACGGCGGCTACTCCGAATACGCGCTGGTGCCGGGTGGCTGGGTGCTGCCCTTGCCCGAGGGGCTCGACATGCGTGAAGCGATGGCGCTGGGTACTGCCGGCTTCACCGCCGCGCTGGGCGTGCAGCGCATGGAAGACAACGGCCTCAAGCCCGAAAACGGCGCGATCATCGTCAATGGCGCGACCGGCGGTGTCGGCAGCCTGGCGATCGACATGCTCGCGGGCCGCGGCTACGAGGTGGTCGCACTGACCGGCAAGGCCGATCAGGTCGACTGGCTCAAGTCGATCGGTGCGGCGCGGGTGATGCTGCGCAGCGAACTCAATCTTGCCGATATCAAGCCGATGGACAAGGGGCTCTGGGCCGGCGCGATCGACAACCTGGGCGGCGACGTGCTGGCGTGGATCATCAGCACGATGAAACCCTGGGGTACGATCGCGAGCATCGGCCTAGCGGCCAGCACCGACCTGAAAACCACCGTGATGCCTTTCATCCTGCGCGGCGCCAGCCTGCTCGGTATCGATTCCGGTTACGCGCCGGCGGCGATCCGTGAGCGCGTCTGGGCGCGCCTGGCGAGCGATTTGCGGCCGCGCCACCTCGACATGCTGACGCGCGAAGTCGCCTTCGATGCGTTGCCCCAAGAATTTGACCGCTACATCGCCGGCCAGGCGCACGGCCGTGTAGTGGTGCGGATTGCTTCCTGA
- a CDS encoding response regulator codes for MSQAPEQHATQLPRVLIVDDSRMVRASLIKQIRANFEVREEADGEAGWQTLLLDPTIEVVISDIGMPRLDGYGLLERIRTSRLARIQELPVIIISGEDEEEARVRAKEAGATDFISKGTPTVELLARLEALVKLAQTRRDLEKSREQLVRNYHGDVSVMAIEIDHYNDLSSRYGHHVAQLIHRKMSKLLSAKVRKEDTVAHLAEGQFAIISPSADLDACGAFALRLRRAIETIVMTYKEERIRISLTIGLATAGGDAHMTLEALIALAVQRVQDGKLMGGNTVVSDSGEVTPENVGRFSRLAVSVDHALTQLRTGQTDEVRRRVRELVGTMMPLLEFIDAEFRTGMPLALLAERANLINIERTEIGTPIRPHI; via the coding sequence ATGAGCCAAGCCCCCGAGCAACACGCGACACAACTGCCCAGGGTTCTGATCGTCGACGATTCGCGCATGGTGCGCGCGTCGCTGATCAAGCAGATCCGTGCGAACTTCGAAGTGCGCGAAGAAGCCGACGGCGAAGCCGGCTGGCAGACACTGCTGCTCGATCCGACGATCGAAGTGGTGATCTCGGACATCGGCATGCCGCGCCTGGACGGTTACGGCCTGCTCGAACGCATCCGCACCTCGCGCCTGGCACGCATTCAGGAACTGCCGGTGATCATCATTTCCGGCGAGGACGAGGAGGAGGCACGCGTCCGCGCGAAGGAAGCGGGCGCCACCGACTTCATCAGCAAGGGCACACCGACGGTTGAATTGCTCGCGCGCCTCGAGGCGCTCGTCAAGCTGGCCCAGACGCGTCGCGATCTGGAAAAGAGCCGCGAGCAGCTGGTGCGCAACTACCACGGTGACGTGTCGGTGATGGCGATCGAGATCGACCATTACAACGACCTGTCGTCGCGTTATGGCCACCATGTCGCGCAGCTGATTCACCGCAAGATGTCGAAGCTGCTCTCGGCCAAGGTGCGCAAGGAAGACACGGTGGCGCATCTGGCTGAAGGCCAGTTCGCGATCATTTCGCCTTCGGCCGATCTGGATGCCTGCGGCGCTTTTGCGTTGCGACTGCGTCGCGCGATCGAAACGATCGTGATGACCTACAAGGAAGAGCGCATCCGCATCAGCCTGACGATCGGGCTGGCCACCGCCGGCGGCGATGCGCACATGACGCTTGAAGCGCTGATCGCGCTCGCCGTGCAGCGGGTGCAGGACGGCAAGCTGATGGGCGGCAACACGGTCGTGTCCGATTCGGGCGAAGTCACACCGGAAAATGTGGGCCGCTTCAGCCGCCTTGCGGTCAGCGTCGATCACGCCCTCACGCAACTGCGCACCGGCCAGACCGACGAAGTGCGTCGCCGGGTGCGCGAACTGGTGGGCACGATGATGCCGCTGCTCGAATTCATCGATGCCGAGTTCCGCACCGGGATGCCGCTTGCGCTGCTCGCCGAGCGGGCCAACCTGATCAATATCGAGCGCACGGAGATCGGCACGCCGATTCGTCCGCATATCTGA
- a CDS encoding substrate-binding periplasmic protein, translated as MARCGAAVLLLWATLIASSCLAAPLADCTRPLTVGFYAIAPYYYALEDKPGWHGIDRDLIDELALRTGCRFEARFESRVRIWQQIETGTLDLTVSGIETAERQRFATFIAYASERAVLAARADRAPAPRSPAAVLGDKTLTLAVTRGYRYGPPFDTWIDSLRASDRVFESADEDSALRLVALGRVDATILRDSAWAIATRAYPAGSLRLVDMGAPSLNAALVLSRAVIGPALEEKIRAAIAEMLRDGTLLRMLERHMPPDIARRSLPREAPR; from the coding sequence ATGGCGCGATGCGGGGCGGCCGTACTGCTGCTGTGGGCCACGCTGATCGCCTCAAGCTGCCTCGCCGCGCCGCTGGCGGACTGCACCCGCCCGCTGACGGTGGGTTTCTATGCAATCGCACCGTATTACTACGCGCTCGAAGACAAGCCGGGCTGGCACGGCATCGATCGCGACCTGATCGATGAACTCGCCCTGCGCACCGGATGCCGCTTTGAGGCCCGCTTCGAGTCGCGGGTGCGGATCTGGCAGCAGATCGAAACCGGCACGCTCGACCTCACCGTATCCGGCATCGAGACCGCAGAGCGCCAGCGTTTCGCCACCTTCATCGCCTATGCCTCCGAGCGCGCGGTGCTCGCCGCACGCGCCGACCGAGCCCCGGCGCCGCGTTCGCCTGCCGCGGTTCTGGGCGACAAGACGCTGACGCTCGCGGTAACCCGCGGCTACCGCTACGGCCCGCCCTTCGACACCTGGATCGACAGCCTGCGGGCCAGCGACCGCGTGTTCGAATCCGCCGACGAAGACAGCGCGCTGCGCCTGGTGGCCCTCGGTCGCGTCGACGCCACGATTCTCCGCGACTCTGCCTGGGCCATCGCAACCCGGGCCTACCCTGCCGGAAGCCTGCGCCTCGTCGACATGGGCGCCCCCAGCCTCAACGCCGCGCTGGTCCTGTCGCGGGCGGTGATCGGCCCCGCCCTCGAGGAGAAAATCCGGGCCGCCATTGCCGAGATGCTGCGCGACGGCACCCTGCTGCGGATGCTGGAGCGCCACATGCCACCCGACATCGCGCGTCGATCCCTGCCGCGCGAAGCGCCGCGTTAG
- a CDS encoding propionate--CoA ligase: MTGYKEFHRRSIDDRTGFWREQAALIDWQTPASKVCDFSNPPFAKWFAGGRTNLCHNAVDRHAAQRPDAPALIYISTETGQERTYSFAELKREVERTAAMLRGLGVGRGDRVLIYMPMIAEAAFAMLACVRIGAIHSVVFGGFAAGSLATRIDDARPKVMVTADAGMRGGKAVPYKHLVDEACRLAQNPPERVVIVDRGIDVGFPRVDGRDLDYATLRAHHLNAEVPCEWLESSEPSYILYTSGTTGKPKGVQRDTGGYAVALAASMKHIYCGHEGETMFSTSDIGWVVGHSYIIYGPLIAGMATIMFEGTPIKPDAGIWWSIVEKYKVSVMFSAPTAIRVLKKHPAELIHKYDLSSLRSLYLAGEPLDQPTHEWIMGELERPVIDHYWQTETGWPMLSAMPGVEQTRIKFGSPSFPVYGYDLRIFREDGSEAGANEKGVVGVLPPLPPGCLSTVWGDDKRFVSTYFTLFKDPQVYSSFDWGIRDEDGYYFILGRTDDVINVAGHRLGTREIEEAVQGHSAIAEVAVVGVNDALKGQLPIAFAVLKDASKGETAEQRAALEAEVMKTVDGLLGAIARPGRVHFVSGLPKTRSGKMLRRSIQALAEGRDPGDLTTIDDPTTLQQIKTALGG; the protein is encoded by the coding sequence ATGACAGGCTACAAGGAGTTTCATCGCCGTTCGATCGACGATCGCACGGGTTTCTGGCGCGAGCAGGCGGCGCTGATCGACTGGCAGACGCCGGCCAGCAAAGTGTGCGATTTTTCGAATCCGCCGTTTGCGAAATGGTTTGCCGGTGGGCGCACCAATCTGTGCCACAACGCGGTCGACCGCCACGCCGCTCAGCGGCCCGATGCGCCGGCGCTGATTTACATCTCTACCGAGACCGGGCAGGAGCGCACCTACAGCTTTGCCGAGCTCAAGCGCGAGGTGGAGCGCACCGCGGCGATGCTGCGCGGGTTGGGTGTCGGGCGCGGCGACCGGGTGCTGATCTACATGCCGATGATCGCCGAAGCGGCCTTCGCGATGCTCGCCTGCGTGCGCATCGGCGCGATTCATTCCGTGGTGTTCGGTGGCTTTGCCGCCGGCAGCCTCGCCACCCGTATCGACGACGCGCGCCCGAAGGTGATGGTCACCGCGGACGCCGGCATGCGCGGCGGCAAGGCCGTGCCCTACAAGCACCTTGTGGATGAAGCCTGCCGGCTGGCACAGAACCCGCCGGAGCGGGTGGTGATCGTCGATCGTGGCATCGACGTCGGCTTCCCGCGCGTCGATGGGCGTGATCTGGACTACGCCACGCTGCGCGCCCATCACCTCAACGCCGAGGTGCCGTGCGAGTGGCTCGAATCGTCTGAGCCGTCCTACATCCTCTACACCTCGGGCACGACCGGCAAGCCCAAGGGCGTGCAGCGCGACACCGGTGGCTACGCCGTGGCGCTGGCCGCCTCGATGAAGCATATCTACTGTGGCCATGAAGGCGAGACGATGTTCTCGACCTCGGACATCGGTTGGGTGGTGGGCCACAGCTACATCATCTACGGCCCGCTGATCGCAGGCATGGCCACGATCATGTTCGAGGGCACGCCGATCAAACCGGATGCGGGCATCTGGTGGAGCATCGTCGAGAAGTACAAAGTCAGCGTGATGTTCTCGGCGCCGACAGCGATCCGCGTGCTCAAGAAACACCCGGCCGAGTTGATCCACAAGTACGACCTCTCGTCGCTGCGCAGCCTGTATCTGGCTGGCGAACCGCTCGACCAGCCGACGCATGAATGGATCATGGGCGAACTCGAGCGCCCGGTGATCGACCACTACTGGCAGACCGAGACCGGCTGGCCGATGCTCTCTGCGATGCCGGGCGTCGAGCAGACCCGGATCAAGTTCGGCTCGCCGAGCTTTCCGGTGTATGGCTACGACCTGCGCATCTTCCGCGAGGACGGCAGCGAAGCCGGCGCCAACGAGAAAGGCGTGGTCGGCGTGCTGCCGCCGCTGCCGCCGGGTTGCCTGTCGACCGTATGGGGCGACGACAAGCGCTTCGTCAGTACTTACTTCACCTTGTTCAAGGATCCGCAGGTCTATTCGAGCTTCGACTGGGGCATTCGCGACGAGGATGGCTATTACTTCATCCTTGGCCGCACCGATGACGTGATCAACGTGGCGGGACACCGCCTTGGCACGCGCGAAATCGAGGAGGCGGTTCAGGGCCACAGTGCCATTGCCGAAGTGGCGGTGGTGGGGGTCAACGATGCGCTCAAGGGTCAGTTGCCGATCGCCTTTGCGGTGCTGAAAGACGCCTCGAAGGGCGAGACGGCCGAACAGCGTGCCGCCCTGGAGGCCGAGGTGATGAAGACGGTCGATGGCCTGCTCGGCGCGATCGC
- a CDS encoding HDOD domain-containing protein codes for MLNKPFTELRSYVAYLRSVEFPVLRRTEHDLATLKEDEDNVSARQIAGCVLQDPLMALKLMIHLQRNRGRTQNHDITTIERAIMMLGVTPFFRRFDTIPTVEDQLASHPRALLGVLKVITRAKRAAYYARDWALLRHDIDVDEVTVAALLHEVAEILCWCFAPDLIQAAFALQKANPGMRSAIAQKTTMGISIPDLQIALVREYELPELLITLMDGEHPDNPRVRTVQLACDLARHAANGWEDPALPDDFRAISDLLRLDVANVMQRVGVPPDAPVLAIGAQDPPADSAAV; via the coding sequence ATGCTTAACAAACCCTTCACCGAATTGCGCAGCTATGTGGCTTACCTGCGCAGCGTCGAATTCCCGGTGCTGCGGCGGACCGAGCACGATCTGGCGACCCTGAAGGAGGACGAGGACAACGTCTCCGCGCGTCAGATTGCCGGGTGTGTGCTGCAAGACCCCTTGATGGCGCTCAAGCTGATGATTCATCTGCAGCGCAATCGCGGCCGCACCCAGAACCACGACATCACGACGATCGAGCGCGCGATCATGATGCTCGGCGTAACGCCCTTCTTCCGGCGCTTTGACACCATTCCCACGGTCGAAGACCAGCTCGCAAGCCATCCGCGGGCGCTGCTCGGTGTGCTCAAGGTCATCACCCGCGCCAAGCGCGCCGCCTATTACGCCCGCGACTGGGCCTTGCTGCGCCACGACATCGACGTCGACGAAGTCACGGTCGCGGCCTTGCTGCATGAAGTGGCCGAGATCCTCTGCTGGTGCTTTGCGCCGGACCTGATCCAGGCCGCCTTTGCACTGCAGAAAGCCAACCCGGGCATGCGCAGCGCGATTGCGCAGAAAACCACCATGGGCATTTCGATCCCCGATCTGCAGATCGCGCTGGTGCGCGAATACGAGCTCCCGGAACTCTTGATCACGCTGATGGACGGCGAGCACCCCGACAACCCGCGAGTGCGCACGGTGCAGCTCGCCTGCGATCTCGCGCGCCATGCCGCCAACGGCTGGGAAGACCCGGCACTGCCGGACGACTTCCGCGCCATCAGCGATTTGCTGCGCCTGGACGTGGCGAACGTGATGCAGCGCGTCGGCGTACCGCCCGATGCGCCGGTGCTGGCGATCGGCGCGCAGGACCCGCCCGCCGACAGCGCAGCCGTCTGA
- a CDS encoding substrate-binding periplasmic protein → MRWQHRSLFIALLLWFGWAAAAPLETCSRPLTVGYYLIPPLYFKTHENPVWRGVDKDVIDELARRTGCTFVPRFESRVRIWAQLESGQLDLTVSGIPTPERERFATFLIYLQTRNMLAIRRDDSRPPQTAKALAAAERFTLATTRGYRYGPPFEAWIVRLAATNQIVETADEEAALHLLSIGRVDGAIVRESAWEYYASEFPAGSLRLVDMEAPYVPAGLAMSREHIGEGLRKTFAEAIAAMKRDGTLLKIAERHVSGEASARLVSF, encoded by the coding sequence ATGCGCTGGCAACACCGATCCCTGTTTATCGCCTTGCTGCTGTGGTTCGGCTGGGCAGCCGCGGCACCGCTCGAAACCTGCTCGCGGCCGCTGACGGTCGGTTACTACCTGATTCCGCCGCTGTACTTCAAGACGCATGAAAACCCGGTCTGGCGCGGGGTCGACAAGGATGTCATCGATGAACTGGCGCGGCGCACTGGCTGCACCTTCGTTCCACGCTTCGAGTCGCGCGTGCGCATCTGGGCACAACTTGAATCGGGCCAACTGGACCTGACCGTGTCAGGCATCCCGACGCCCGAACGAGAGCGTTTCGCAACATTCCTGATCTACCTGCAAACACGCAACATGCTGGCGATCCGGCGCGATGACAGCCGGCCGCCACAAACCGCTAAGGCGCTCGCGGCTGCCGAGCGCTTCACCCTGGCCACCACCCGCGGCTATCGCTATGGCCCGCCGTTCGAGGCCTGGATCGTGCGCCTCGCGGCCACGAACCAGATCGTCGAAACCGCAGACGAAGAAGCTGCGCTCCATCTGCTCTCGATCGGTCGCGTCGACGGTGCAATCGTTCGCGAATCGGCCTGGGAGTACTACGCCAGCGAGTTTCCGGCCGGATCCTTGCGCCTGGTCGACATGGAGGCGCCTTACGTGCCGGCGGGCCTCGCGATGTCGCGCGAACACATCGGCGAAGGGCTACGAAAGACTTTTGCCGAGGCCATCGCAGCCATGAAACGCGACGGCACCTTGCTGAAGATCGCCGAGCGGCACGTGTCAGGCGAGGCGTCGGCACGACTGGTGAGCTTCTGA